In Deinococcus irradiatisoli, the genomic stretch TTCAAAATGCGAGAAAGGTTGGAAAGCGAACGTGGCGGGCCACACGGTAAAGGTGGCCCGCCACGTTGCGATCTGAGCTGTAAGCTGGAGGTTAGCGCCGGCCCTTGCGCCGCACCTTCTGGCCCGGCACGGTGGGCTGCTCGCAGTTCTTGCCCTGGAGCTTGGCCTCGATGCTGCGGATCTGGTCGCGCAGGCTGGCGGCCCGCTCGAAGTCGAGGTCCTCGGACGCCTGCCACATGTCGAGTTCGAGGTCGGTGAGCTGCATGGTCAGCACGTCGCGGTCGCTGCTGAGTTCGCCGCTCTGGGGCAACTCGGCCGCTTCCTCGCCCCGGATCACGTCGCGCACGCCCTTGCGGATGGTGGTCGGGGTGATGCCGTGCTCGAGGTTGAAGGCGGTCTGCTTCTCGCGGCGGCGGGCGGTTTCGTCCATCGCCGTCTGCATGGCCGGGGTGATGGTGTCGCCGTAGAGAATCACCTCGCCGCCCACGTTGCGTGCGGCCCGGCCGATGGTCTGGATCAGCGCCCGGTCGCTTCTCAGGAAGCCTGGCTTATCGGCGTCGAGAATGGCGACCAAAGAGACTTCGGGAAGGTCGAGTCCCTCGCGCAGCAGGTTGATGCCGATCAGCACGTCGTAGTGGCCCAGTCGCAGATCGCGGATGATCACCTGCCGCTCCACCGAGTCGATGTCCGAGTGCATGTAGCGCGCCCGCACCCCCTTTTCCAGCAGGTACTCGGTGAGGTCCTCGGACATCCGCTTGGTGAGGGTGGTCACGAGCACCCGCTCGCCCTTGGCGGCGCGCTCGCGGATGCGGCCCAGCAGGTCCTCGATCTGGCCCTGAATCGGGCGCACCGTGACTGGCGGGTCCACCAGCCCGGTGGGGCGGATGATCTGGTCGGCCACGTTGTCGCTGACCTCGCGCTCGAAGGGACCGGGCGTGGCCGAGACGAACACCGTCTGGCCGGTCTTGGCGAGGAACTCCTGAAAGTTCAGCGGGCGGTTGTCCATCGCCGAGGGCAGCCGGAAGCCGTAGTCCACCAGCGTCTGCTTGCGGGCCTTGTCGCCGTTGGCCATGCCGCCGATCTGCGGCACCGTGACGTGCGATTCGTCGATGAAGGTGATGAAGTCTTCCGGAAAGTAATCCAGCATGGTGTAGGGCGTCTCGCCGGGGCGACGGCCGTCCACGTGCCGCGAGTAGTTCTCGATGCCGGAGCAGTAGCCCAGCACCTTCATCATCTCTAGGTCGTAGAGGGTGCGTTCCTTGAGGCGCTGGGCTTCGAGCAGCTTGCCCACCGAGTTGAAGTACTCCAGCCGCTCCTCAAGTTCCTGCTGAATGGTCACGATGGCCCGCTCTACGTTGCTGGCGCTGGCGACATAGTGCTTGGCCGGGTAGATCACGGTGGCGTCGAGGTCGCCGAGCTTGTCGCCGGTCAGCGAGTGCACGATCTGGATCTTCTCGACCTCGTCGCCCCACAGCTGAATACGGAGCGGCTGCTCGTCGTAGCTGGGCCAGATCTCGATCAGCTCGCCCTTGGCCCTGAACCGGCCGGCCGCGAGCTCGATGTCGTTGCGCTCGTACTGCATACTGACCAGGCGGCTGAGCAGTTCGTCGCGGTCCATCCGCTCGCCCACCTTGAGGATGATGTTGAGCGCCCGGTACTCGGCCGGATCGCCCAAACCGTAGATGCAGCTCACCGAGGCCACCACGATGGTGTCGCGGCGGGTCAGCAGGCTGCGGGTGGCCGAGTGGCGCAGCCGCTCGATTTCCTGGTTGACGGCCGCGTCCTTCTCGATGAAGAGGTCCTTGCCCGGCACGTAGGCTTCCGGCTGGTAGTAGTCGTAGTACGAGATGAAGAACTCGACGGCGGCGCTGGGAAAGAACTCGCGGAACTCGGCGGCCAGCTGGGCAGTGAGCACCTTGTTGGGGGCCATGATCAGGGCCGGGCGGCCGGTTTCCTCGATGACTTTGGCCACCGAGTAGGTTTTGCCGGTGCCGGTGGCCCCCAGCAGCGTCTGAAACCTCAGGCCGCTGTCCAGGCCTTCCACGAGGCTGCGAATGGCGGTCGGCTGGTCACCTGCGGGCGTGTATTCCGACTGGACCTTGAGCATCCCACCAGTTTAGCGCAAATTACGGGCTAAACAGAAGCACAGGGATAAATTGCGGCTTTAACAATGTGAAATCGCTCAATGTCTGATGAAGGCCGCCGCGCAACTTCGCGGGGGCATTGTTCATAATCAGGTGTATGCAAAAGTCTCCCCAGCTCAGCCCCAGCATTCAGACGATGTTTGCCCAGAGCACGGCGGTGCTGTCGCAGCCCAGCGTGGCGACCTTCGAGAAGTTCGAATGGCGCGGCGGGGTGCAGTCCGCCTACACCTACGTGCTGGTGGCGGCGGTGGTGTCGGCCATCATCGCGGCCATCTTCGCGCCGTTTCACCGTGAGGTGACGTTCTTCGGTCAGCTCCTGAGCCGCCTGATCACCATTCCGGTGAGTTTCGCGGTGTTCACCGGCGCGGTGTACTACATCGGCAAGGCGCTGTTCAAAGGCACCGGCACCTACGCCGAGGTCGCCTACACCTTCGCGCTGTTTTACGTGCCGCTGAGCATCCTCGGCACCGTCATCGGCATCATTCCGATTCTCGGCTGGCTGGTGGGCTTCGTGATCTCGCTGGCGATGATCTACTTCGGTTTCCTGGCGGTGCAGTCGAGCATGAACGTCCGAACCAACGGCGAGGGCATCGCCCTGCTGGTGCTGTCGGGCCTAGCCTACTTCATCGTCTCGCTGGTGCTGGCCGGCGTGTTCGCTTCGCTGTTCTTCGTGCGCTGAATCCTACCGACGAAAACCGCCGCCCTGAGCACGGGGCGGCGGTTTTGCTGACCCCTACTGGGCCTGCTCGCCGTAGACGCGCACTTCCACGTCGAGACTGCCCTGTCCGCCGCCGTAGAAGGTGCCGCGCACCGGTGAAACGTCCGGATAGTCGCGCCCGTGGCCGATCTTGATGTGCTTCTCGCCGGCCAGCACGTCGTTGGTGGGATCGAAGCCGGTCCAGCCCGCGCCGGGAATCAGGGCCTCCACCCAGGCGTGGGTGGCGTCGGCGCCGACCATCTCGCCGCCGGAATACAGGTAGCCGCTGACGTAACGCGCCGGAATGCCCAGCGTGCGGCACACCCCCAGCATGGCGTGGGTGAAGTCCTGACAGACGCCCTGCTGCGCGCGGGCGAACTCCTGAATGGTGGTGCGGACGCTGGTGGCGCCGGGCTTGTAGGTGAACTGGGTGAAGAACTGGTGGGTCAGGTCGCGCAGAAACGTCGGCAGGTCGTCGTCGGGGCTGGGGCGGGCCACCCCGAACACCTCGGGCCAGTTGCCCGGCGGCACCCGTGGACTGGCGATCAGAAATTCGCTGGCCTCGCCGCGCACCTCCGCCAGAGCGCTGAGCGGCATGCTGGGCGGCGTCGGCAGCGGCTTGGTGATCACCAGCGCCTGCGCTTCGATTCTCAGCACCCGGTGCGGTTCGTGCACATGCACGTGGTGCACGATCGAGCCGAAGTAGTCGCGGTGCGAGGTGACGCTGCTGGCCTCGGGCTCGATCAGGAGGTGAAAACTCTTGAGCTGCTGCCGGGCGCTGGCTTCCGGGTGAAGGCGCACTTCGTTGAACGAATCCCAGGCGGGTTCATCGTAGGCGTACTCGGTGACGTGGCGAATATCGGCGCGCATAGCTCCTGGCAGAGGATACGGGAAATCCGGGGAGAAGAAAGGAAGGCGCTGCCGACAGCCCGATGGCTCAGGCCGTGAAGTACGCCGCGTAGATGGCCGAGCCGATGGCGTTGAAATCGCTCAGCAGGGTGTCGATGCTGGGCGAATGGCGCTCCAGGATGTCGTCCACGCTGGCGTGCTCCAGCCGGGCCAGCAGCCACTTGGCCTCGCGCAGCAGCTGGGGATGGGCCTGGGGGTGAATGCGCTCGATCTGCGCCAGGGCGTCGTGGAGGTTCTCGCCGCTGTAGCGCACGCTGCGCGGAAAATACGGATTGAGCAGCAGGAACTTGGCGATGGCGCGCGGTTGCAGGCCGCCGTGCTCGGTTTTGCGGTAGGCCTCGTAGGCCGAGACGGTTTTGAGCACCGCCATCCAGCGGTGGTTATCCACGGCGGCCTGGGCCGGGTTGCTGGGCGTGCGCACGCTGTAGCGCACCTGCAGCAGCCGCAGCAGGTTGTCCCCGCGCTCGAGCAGTTGCCCGCTGCGCATGAACGACCAGCCCTCGTCGCGCGGCAGGGTGGCGAAGGCGATGCCGAAGAACATCTGCGACGCGTCGCGGGCCGCCGAGCAGTACTCGAACAGGCCGTCGCGGGCCAGCACCTCGGCGTTCTGGAAGCACAGGTTCAGGTAGGCCCGGTTGAGTTCTTCCCACATCTCGCTGGGAATCCGGTCGCGCAGGCCGCGGGCGTTCTCGCGGGCGCGCGCCAGGCTCGAAGCGATGCTTGACGGGTTGTTGCGGTCGAAGGCCAGCCAGGCCGCCACGCTGTGGGCGTCGGCGCGGCCGTACTGCTCGGCGAAGCCGTTTTTGGTGCCGGAGATTTCCAGCAGCGGCCGCCACTCCTCGCTGACCCGGCCGCCGGCTTCGAGGGTGGCGTAGTAGTTGACATTGAGCAGCCGGGCGGTGTTCTCGGCGCGCTCGACATAGCGGCCAATCCAGTACAGCGATTCGGCGAGGCGCGAGAGCATTACACGTCT encodes the following:
- the uvrB gene encoding excinuclease ABC subunit UvrB, producing the protein MLKVQSEYTPAGDQPTAIRSLVEGLDSGLRFQTLLGATGTGKTYSVAKVIEETGRPALIMAPNKVLTAQLAAEFREFFPSAAVEFFISYYDYYQPEAYVPGKDLFIEKDAAVNQEIERLRHSATRSLLTRRDTIVVASVSCIYGLGDPAEYRALNIILKVGERMDRDELLSRLVSMQYERNDIELAAGRFRAKGELIEIWPSYDEQPLRIQLWGDEVEKIQIVHSLTGDKLGDLDATVIYPAKHYVASASNVERAIVTIQQELEERLEYFNSVGKLLEAQRLKERTLYDLEMMKVLGYCSGIENYSRHVDGRRPGETPYTMLDYFPEDFITFIDESHVTVPQIGGMANGDKARKQTLVDYGFRLPSAMDNRPLNFQEFLAKTGQTVFVSATPGPFEREVSDNVADQIIRPTGLVDPPVTVRPIQGQIEDLLGRIRERAAKGERVLVTTLTKRMSEDLTEYLLEKGVRARYMHSDIDSVERQVIIRDLRLGHYDVLIGINLLREGLDLPEVSLVAILDADKPGFLRSDRALIQTIGRAARNVGGEVILYGDTITPAMQTAMDETARRREKQTAFNLEHGITPTTIRKGVRDVIRGEEAAELPQSGELSSDRDVLTMQLTDLELDMWQASEDLDFERAASLRDQIRSIEAKLQGKNCEQPTVPGQKVRRKGRR
- a CDS encoding YIP1 family protein — protein: MQKSPQLSPSIQTMFAQSTAVLSQPSVATFEKFEWRGGVQSAYTYVLVAAVVSAIIAAIFAPFHREVTFFGQLLSRLITIPVSFAVFTGAVYYIGKALFKGTGTYAEVAYTFALFYVPLSILGTVIGIIPILGWLVGFVISLAMIYFGFLAVQSSMNVRTNGEGIALLVLSGLAYFIVSLVLAGVFASLFFVR
- a CDS encoding transglutaminase family protein; the protein is MRADIRHVTEYAYDEPAWDSFNEVRLHPEASARQQLKSFHLLIEPEASSVTSHRDYFGSIVHHVHVHEPHRVLRIEAQALVITKPLPTPPSMPLSALAEVRGEASEFLIASPRVPPGNWPEVFGVARPSPDDDLPTFLRDLTHQFFTQFTYKPGATSVRTTIQEFARAQQGVCQDFTHAMLGVCRTLGIPARYVSGYLYSGGEMVGADATHAWVEALIPGAGWTGFDPTNDVLAGEKHIKIGHGRDYPDVSPVRGTFYGGGQGSLDVEVRVYGEQAQ
- a CDS encoding alpha-E domain-containing protein, with amino-acid sequence MLSRLAESLYWIGRYVERAENTARLLNVNYYATLEAGGRVSEEWRPLLEISGTKNGFAEQYGRADAHSVAAWLAFDRNNPSSIASSLARARENARGLRDRIPSEMWEELNRAYLNLCFQNAEVLARDGLFEYCSAARDASQMFFGIAFATLPRDEGWSFMRSGQLLERGDNLLRLLQVRYSVRTPSNPAQAAVDNHRWMAVLKTVSAYEAYRKTEHGGLQPRAIAKFLLLNPYFPRSVRYSGENLHDALAQIERIHPQAHPQLLREAKWLLARLEHASVDDILERHSPSIDTLLSDFNAIGSAIYAAYFTA